A region from the Acidiferrobacter sp. SPIII_3 genome encodes:
- a CDS encoding AAA domain-containing protein yields MSETLPAQLGCFDLVIVDEASQSDLWALPSILRGKKILVVGDDRQVSPDGAFISAGRIQELKDRFLGDQPYAAVLTPEKSLYDIASTVFAADKVMLREHFRCVPLIIAYSNRVFYDDFIQPLRIPKASERIDPPLVDIYVKGGSRNAKDVNPQEAEVISDEIQAILDSDRFAERTIGVVSLLGADQAKYIDGVVRQRCDAAELLRRRFKCGDARIFQGGERDIMFLSMVADPTNCKAMSGNMFEQRFNVAASRARDRMYLVRSVQLADLSPADSLRRSLLGHFSKPVGGQDDERQSLIDECESEFEKQVYLELFNRGYRVVPQVKAGAFRIDMVVEGANDTRLAIECDGDAFHGPDRLAGDMSRQRVLERAGWIFWRCFASDWVMRRDEVLQSLLDHLAAMGIEPLGALERAPTVVEHRTRDSTGGNAPRYVGDGGNVEETTGSLQK; encoded by the coding sequence GTGTCCGAGACGCTGCCGGCGCAACTCGGATGTTTCGACCTTGTTATCGTCGATGAGGCAAGCCAGTCAGACCTCTGGGCGTTACCCTCTATCCTGCGGGGCAAGAAGATTCTGGTCGTCGGCGATGACAGGCAAGTCTCGCCTGACGGCGCGTTCATTTCAGCTGGTCGCATTCAGGAGCTCAAGGACCGATTTCTGGGCGACCAGCCTTACGCGGCGGTACTCACGCCGGAGAAATCGCTCTACGACATCGCATCGACGGTCTTTGCTGCAGACAAGGTGATGCTGCGGGAGCATTTTCGATGTGTACCGCTCATTATTGCCTACAGTAACCGAGTTTTTTACGACGACTTTATTCAGCCGCTGCGTATTCCGAAGGCGTCCGAGCGTATTGACCCGCCACTGGTGGACATTTACGTCAAAGGAGGTAGCCGCAACGCTAAAGATGTCAATCCGCAGGAGGCCGAGGTTATCTCCGATGAGATTCAGGCAATTCTGGACAGCGACCGCTTTGCGGAGCGTACTATCGGTGTGGTGTCGCTGCTTGGGGCAGACCAGGCAAAGTACATTGACGGAGTGGTGCGCCAGCGCTGTGATGCAGCAGAACTCCTGCGTCGCCGGTTCAAATGTGGCGACGCGAGGATTTTCCAAGGGGGCGAGCGCGATATCATGTTTCTTTCGATGGTAGCCGACCCCACGAACTGCAAGGCGATGTCTGGGAATATGTTCGAACAGCGATTCAACGTCGCGGCCAGTCGCGCCCGCGACCGCATGTACCTTGTCCGTTCAGTCCAATTGGCGGACCTGTCTCCTGCGGACAGCTTACGCCGTAGTCTCCTGGGGCACTTCAGCAAACCGGTCGGCGGACAGGATGACGAAAGACAGAGTCTTATAGATGAGTGTGAATCGGAGTTTGAGAAACAGGTATACCTGGAACTCTTCAATCGCGGTTACCGGGTGGTGCCACAGGTCAAGGCGGGCGCCTTCCGTATCGACATGGTCGTCGAAGGGGCTAACGACACGCGCCTCGCTATCGAATGCGACGGCGACGCATTTCACGGACCCGACCGCTTGGCCGGCGACATGAGTCGCCAGAGGGTACTGGAGCGGGCGGGGTGGATATTCTGGCGGTGTTTTGCGTCCGATTGGGTCATGCGTAGGGATGAGGTGTTGCAATCGCTCCTTGACCATCTCGCAGCAATGGGAATCGAACCGCTGGGTGCGCTGGAGCGGGCCCCGACGGTGGTGGAGCACAGAACCCGGGATTCTACGGGCGGCAATGCGCCGCGGTACGTCGGAGACGGCGGCAATGTTGAAGAAACGACGGGGTCCTTACAGAAATGA